A single window of Solenopsis invicta isolate M01_SB chromosome 3, UNIL_Sinv_3.0, whole genome shotgun sequence DNA harbors:
- the LOC105199384 gene encoding pseudouridylate synthase 7 homolog, which translates to MSTSNAADTRKGCAGNDRNRYTHGSRRRGSYQHKSGGRGFKRSFDRSPRENVKRNKLDVGSRLKESDIGITEYIDKHPGFSAIIKERYTDFHVNEIDLEGQVTKLTHQNIPRDPSNNENLEDLKTLVSPAIWDELQVLGKENPSSVEIDVTSIDKDARRTIHMIAKKLANVVSQTVDKGDKKFLTIVPNTENDKNAHKMRKDKRIDWSRCGGDYCHFLLHKVNMDTMGVVNQLAANLRLQPNNFCYAGTKDRRAWTTQWMSLRKVEPQSILRASKGIRGAYVGNFKYAKDSLKLGMLRGNQFRIALRNARETDEKIEQAMTSLRDNGFINYYGLQRFGSVPTIPTHEIGKCLLQGKWHEAIELILKPRPENDKELAEARQIYAETKDARAAYAKLKRIDTIEARLLKGLQTMGDKNPQGVLDSVPRNIRLMYIHAYQSFVWNHVVSKRIKQFGTVPVVGDLVYDKQNRKEIVSDETTDYPLNDNDDIKDKTDTAFVEEKDIDPMSSEASKENLEQNDFPTVKILTEEDLSNYTLADVIIPQPGWKVTYPTYAKAWFDKFLAKDGLTTDLRQNNKKYSLSGAYRNILEIPTSLSWRIMHYENKHDDLILSDIDEMRKFTSPQDKPDGKNKALIIEMCLKPSSYATMALREILKNDTSAETQAALSAAQDAENTQLDTSTVHECNSKNLTENEENNIKKSSVKCHEDVDVKTDETMKISDTEDISQICQSSL; encoded by the exons ATGTCCACCAGCAACGCCGCTGATACGCGTAAAGGCTGTGCCGGCAATGACAGGAATCGCTACACCCATGGATCAAGACGGAGAG GTAGCTACCAGCACAAATCTGGCGGAAGGGGCTTCAAACGCTCATTTGATCGGTCACCGCGAGAGAAcgtaaagagaaataaattagaTGTCGGCAGTAGACTAAAAGAATCTGACATAGGAATTACAGAATACATCGACAAGCACCCTGGCTTTTCTGCCATCATCAAAGAAAGATACACCGATTTTCATGTCAATGAGATAGATCTTGAGGGACAAGTAACAAAACTGACTCATCAAAACATCCCACGTGATCCCTCTAATAATGAAAATCTTGAAGATTTGAAAACGTTGGTGTCGCCGGCGATATGGGACGAACTGCAAGTCTTGGGAAAAGAAAATCCTTCGAGTGTGGAAATTGATGTGACTAGTATTGATAAAGATGCACGTAGAACTATTCATATGATTGCGAAGAAATTAGCGAATGTTGTCAGCCAGACAGTAGACAAAGGCGACAAAAAGTTCCTCACAATTGTTCCGAATACtgaaaacgataaaaatg CTCACAAGATGCGCAAAGATAAGAGAATAGATTGGAGCAGATGCGGCGGGGATTACTGCCACTTTCTGCTGCACAAGGTAAACATGGACACAATGGGTGTTGTGAATCAGTTGGCAGCGAACTTGCGGTTACAGCCGAATAACTTTTGCTACGCCGGTACGAAAGACCGCCGAGCGTGGACAACTCAGTGGATGAGTTTGAGGAAGGTAGAGCCACAGAGCATATTGAGGGCAAGTAAAGGTATACGTGGTGCCTATGTAGGGAACTTTAAGTACGCTAAAGACAGCCTGAAATTAGGAATGCTGCGCGGCAATCAATTTAGGATCGCGCTGAGAAATGCTCGTGAGACAGACGAAAAAATCGAGCAAGCGATGACGTCGTTACGTGACAACGGCTTCATTAATTATTACGGTTTACAAAGATTTGGCTCCGTACCTACTATACCCACACATGAAATTGGGAAATGTCTACTTCAgg GTAAATGGCATGAGGCGatcgaattaattttaaaaccacGACCAGAAAACGACAAGGAATTAGCAGAGGCTAGACAAATCTACGCGGAAACTAAGGACGCCCGTGCTGCCTATGCGAAGCTCAAGAGAATCGACACGATCGAGGCTAGACTTCTGAAAGGCCTCCAAACAATGGGTGACAAAAATCCTCAAGGCGTGCTCGACTCAGTCCCGCGAAACATTCGATTAATGTATATTCACGCTTATCAAAGTTTCGTGTGGAATCATGTCGTGTCGAAAAGAATAAAACAGTTCGGAACAGTTCCAGTCGTAGGCGATTTAGTTTATGACAAACAGAATCGCAAGGAAATTGTAAGTGACGAAACTACGGATTATCCTTTGAATGACAATGATGACATTAAAGATAAAACCGATACTGCTTTCGTCGAAGAAAAAGATATTGATCCAATGTCGAGTGAAGCGAGTAAAGAAAATTTGGAACAGAATGATTTTCCAACAGTGAAAATTCTTACAGAAGAGGATCTGTCAAATTATACCCTGGCTGATGTGATCATACCCCAGCCTGGATGGAAAGTTACATATCCAACGTATGCAAAGGCTTGGTTCGATAAATTTTTAGCAAAGGATGGATTAACTACCGATCTCAGGCAAAACAATAA AAAATACAGCTTGAGTGGAGCCTAtagaaatatattagaaattccGACGAGTCTATCTTGGAGAATTATGCATTATGAAAATAAACATGACGATCTAATTTTATCAGATATTGACGAAATGAGGAAGTTCACATCCCCACAGGATAAGCCAG ATGGAAAGAACAAAGCGTTGATTATAGAAATGTGTTTAAAGCCTAGCAGTTATGCCACAATGGCCCTACGTGAAATTTTAAAGAACGATACTTCAGCGGAAACGCAGGCCGCTCTATCCGCTGCACAGGATGCAGAGAATACACAACTTGATACAAGCACTGTACATGAATGCAATAGCAAAAACCTGACGGAAAATgaggaaaataatataaagaaaagttcTGTCAAATGCCACGAAGATGTTGATGTAAAAACAGATGAAACAATGAAGATAAGTGATACAGAAGACATATCTCAGATATGTCAAAGTTCATTGTAA
- the LOC105199389 gene encoding PHD finger-like domain-containing protein 5A — protein sequence MAKHHPDLIFCRKQPGVAIGRLCEKCDGKCVICDSYVRPCTLVRICDECNYGSYQGRCVICGGPGVSDAYYCKECTIQEKDRDGCPKIVNLGSSKTDLFYERKKYGFKRR from the exons ATGGCTAAGCATCATCCGGATTTGATCTTCTGTCGCAAACAACCGGGAGTCG CTATCGGTCGGCTGTGCGAAAAATGCGACGGCAAATGCGTCATCTGCGACTCTTACGTGAGGCCGTGCACTTTGGTTAGAATATGTGACGAGTGCAATTATGGTTCTTATCAGGGACGTTGCGTGATATGCGGCGGTCCCGGCGTGTCCGACGCGTACTACTGTAAAGAATGCACGATACAAGAAAAAGAT AGAGATGGCTGTCCCAAGATAGTCAATTTGGGAAGCTCAAAGACGGATCTCTTCTATGAAAGGAAGAAATATGGATTTAAAAgaagataa
- the LOC105199386 gene encoding eukaryotic translation initiation factor 3 subunit K → MAEAMRQTVAAMLKGIERYNPENLTTLEKYVEIQSRENAYDLEANLAVLKLYQLNPARFNMDIACQILLKALTNLPHTDFVLCKCLLSEKLMSDSPINQIMYLGDILERCDFQHFWDRVLSMAELCERIVGFQDSIRKFVCHVVGITFQTISRQLLAQLLGDVDDATLKHWVKKYGWKEENKSIIFVANQDENIKTKNITEKIDFENVAGLMAACL, encoded by the exons ATGGCTGAGGCGATGCGTCAAACTGTAGCTGCGATGCTCAAAGGCATCGAAAG GTACAACCCGGAAAACCTCACGACTTTAGAAAAGTATGTGGAGATACAATCGAGAGAGAATGCTTACGATTTGGAGGCAAATTTGGCTGTGCTAAAACTTTACCAATTAAATCCAGCACGATTCAACATGGATATCGCGTGTCAGATACTGCTCAAGGCGTTGACCAACCTGCCACACACTGACTTTGTACTGTGCAAGTGCTTGCTCAGCGAGAAACTT ATGTCGGATAGTCCAATTAATCAAATCATGTATTTGGGAGATATTTTGGAACGATGCGATTTCCAACATTTTTGGGATAGAGTGTTATCCATGGCAGAGCTGTGTGAAAGGATCGTAGGTTTCCAGGATTCAATAAGAAAGTTTGTGTGTCACGTAGTAGGGATTACGTTTCAAACGATAAGCAGACAACTCTTGGCACAATTGCTTGGTGATGTGGATG atgcaACATTGAAACATTGGGTCAAGAAATATGGTTGGAAAGAAGAGAATAAATCGATCATCTTTGTTGCAAATCAAGATGAGAAcatcaaaactaaaaatattactgaaaaGATTGACTTTGAGAATGTGGCAGGTTTAATGGCCGCTTGTCTGTAA
- the LOC105199388 gene encoding histone H4 transcription factor, with the protein MADPEMLMANKVLQDRCSTWVESQKDHSYSEEQSLKRKLEEFEYDDWYNTDSEFDSVSECGGKKRKVGTQLKDEVLNLACEWKTCTFRSNYLDQFLRHVSSHIPSVQISMKDDNEVYVCQWKDCPYNSDASDEIIRHINYHSYHTKLKCIGSNVRGRTKLPKCHRDPEWKNIIDSPPPHICRWEECLKLFTNYQMYLYHVSIHMKDCPRGNKVKDGVECKWTGCNSKYPSLYKLRDHVRCHTKEKIVACPNCGVTFASKTKFHIHCQRQIPLEVQGFRCSHCNKFYPTESILRDHMRAHVFNYKCTLCDMSCESPASLAKHVRYRHISTRTFLCQLCSHAAKSQQDLDSHMTVHTNGPNFSCHFEGCPYTCKGAYALDRHVERVHSLAVRWYCCHECPIKYRKSYRLTKHLIEAHQLQLPSGHKRFHYTQDEDGCYRLQMVRYEAVDEENVSPVEEANLPDKTYKIELSQATSVTKVKIVEDNAEKEVEAVQDSQEERAENGGDKSIPVISNILLSIDEVDEKGNIIKREVVEIQETKELPQSGEPLLILT; encoded by the exons ATGGCGGATCCAGAGATGCTGATGGCAAACAAGGTACTGCAGGATAGATGCAGCACATGGGTTGAATCGCAGAAGGATCATTCCTATTCCGAGGAGCAGAGCCTCAAGCGTAAGCTTGAGGAGTTTGAGTATGATGATTGGTACAACACGGATTCGGAATTCGACTCCGTCTCGGAATGCGGCGGAAAGAAACGTAAGGTCGGAACGCAGCTGAAGGATGAGGTGTTGAACCTGGCCTGTGAGTGGAAGACATGCACATTTCGCAGCAATTACTTGGATCAATTTTTAAGACACGTTTCGAGTCACATACCGAGCGTACAGATCAGCATGAAAGACGACAATGAGGTTTACGTGTGTCAGTGGAAAGACTGTCCATATAACAGTGATGCATCTGACGAAATAATACGGCATATCAATTATCACAGCTATCACACCAAGCTGAAGTGTATCGGATCTAATGTTCGTGGAAGAACCAAGTTGCCA AAATGTCACAGGGACCCAGAGTGGAAGAACATCATAGATTCTCCACCTCCACATATATGCAGGTGGGAGGAGTGCTTGAAATTGTTCACAAATTATCAGATGTACTTGTATCATGTTTCCATACATATGAAAGACTGCCCGCGTGGTAACAAAGTCAAAGACGGGGTCGAGTGCAAGTGGACTGGATGTAATAGCAAATATCCCAGCTTGTACAAACTGCGAGATCACGTAAGATGTCATACTAAAGAGAAAATAGTCGCCTGCCCGAACTGTGGTGTCACGTTCGCTTCTAAGACGAAATTCCACATACATTGCCAGCGACAGATTCCCTTGGAGG TGCAGGGATTCCGTTGTTCCCATTGCAACAAGTTTTATCCGACCGAAAGTATCTTGCGCGATCACATGAGAGCCCATGTGTTCAATTACAAATGCACCCTGTGCGACATGAGCTGCGAGTCGCCGGCGAGTTTGGCGAAACACGTTAGATACCGTCACATATCGACCAGGACGTTTCTATGTCAGTTGTGCTCGCACGCTGCCAAGTCGCAACAGGATCTCGATTCTCACATGACTGTTCATACTAATGGACCGAACTTTTCGTGTCATTTTGAGGGCTGTCCTTATACGTGTAAGGGCGCTTACGCCTTGGACAG GCACGTAGAACGAGTACACAGTTTAGCGGTGCGATGGTACTGTTGCCACGAATGCCCCATTAAATATCGGAAGAGTTACAGGCTGACAAAACACCTTATAGAAGCCCATCAATTGCAATTGCCCAGTGGACACAAACGTTTCCACTATACGCAAGACGAAGACGGGTGTTATAGGCTCCAGATGGTCCGATATGAAGCTGTGGACGAAGAAAACGTGTCGCCCGTCGAAGAAGCGAACTTGCCAGATAAGACATACAAAATAGAGCTAAGTCAAGCTACCTCAGTGACGAAAGTAAAA ATTGTTGAAGATAACGCGGAAAAAGAAGTGGAAGCTGTACAGGATTCACAAGAGGAAAGGGCCGAGAATGGCGGTGACAAGTCCATACCTGtgatatctaatattttattatctatcgATGAAGTAGACGAAAAAGGAAATATTATAAAGCGGGAAGTCGTCGAAATACAAGAAACAAAGGAGTTACCGCAATCAGGAGAACCACTACTAATTTTAACATGa